ATAAAATCATGTAGCTAATATTTTTTGCGATTGGAATGATTCTTTGTATGTTTTTATGGATTTTCACCATTCTACCAGTCATATCATCTACTGATATAGAGATACTATCGCCTACCTTAAATACGAAATATCTCTTaaaaagtaataataactTCGAAATCCCAATACATTGGGATTTTCGAAATGACGAAGTCCCAAGAAGTATGACGTTAAAATTATGCAAAGGCTCTAATACAAATATACAAGTAATTTATAATATTGCTAGCTTAATAAAAGCTGAAAAATCTCAGTTGCTAGCCATTATACCCTCAGACCAAATTGGGATAAATGATATTTACTTCatacaattttatttagaGTATCCCTTTGGTTATATGATCAAATATTCTCCGAGATTCAAGTTACTATCTAGGGCCAACATCGAACTGATTATCAGTACTACTTTGGTTCCGAATGCAGAAACCAAGACAACAGCAAATGTCCCAGCTACAACGACTTCCAGTACTACTACTAGTTCTTCCTCAAGTGAAATTACGGGGGACACGCGTTATACTGAGCAGACGGGCTTGACTAGATATGCCCCAATGCAATTCCAACCACAGACAAAATGTAATCCGAGGGCTACTTGGACAAAACAGTATCCTAAAAGTAGTAAAATAACATTTTATTCGACATTTAGGAGTTACATCGATCATAGCACTACAATCACACCATCATGGTCATACTCAATTCGTAGAGACGTTAATCATGTTTCAAGGGCAAGGATGCCAATAAAAAATGGTGGCTGGTATAATCCTACCATAAGGACAAAAAAAGtgtcaagaagaaaaataaataattagaattttatttttactttttATAAGTATATGTGCGTAGCACTGTTAATTTAATGTTTTTTTATATGACAGCACTTTCATCTTCGTtatcatctttcttttcgtCATTTGACTCTTGCGTCAATTTTGgcatattttttctatgACCACTGAAGGATCTTGACCTTTGACCACTAccactgaaatttttagcTTTGGTGGCTTGCTTTTGTAATTCAAAatcctttttctttactaaagataattttttctcttcaaaaGTCAATGGATCAGCTTCTGGATATTTATCATAAAAAGCGTTACAATCTTCAACGCttttaaaatcaatgataaCGTCAccattaaatttcttaccaCGTTCTCTCCTTAATCTAACTTGGGTAATAGATCCAGAACTGACATCGTCAAACCATTTCTCTAAAATTTCTTGCATATTTTCCTTATCAGTTGGGAATCCCATgacaataatttttttcaaattttgcaaatctttatcaataacTAATGCTTCACGTCTCTTGACATTTTCACCATCTTCTGAAACCATCAAGATTTTGGACTCCTTCAAAACTTCCACAACAGTTTCCACTGGTCTGTACTTCTTCATTCTGTTGAATGTAACGATTGTACTAATTGGTACCCAGCCATTATTCTTGTTCACAATGGAACGTAAAAACTTGTCATATGGTAAGTTAAACTCAGAGAAATAGAATTCTACTTGTTTCAAACATTCACGACGTGTTTCAGGTGTGAATTCGATGTTTTGGAACGAGTTACGTCTACTGCTCGACATGATTTCCTTGTATAATTGGCTTCGATGAGGTTGAAATTTCTGCAcatgaagaattttttttttttcactgaaCGTCGTTATATATTGGAACTGATCGCGCTGTGCAAAGAGCAGTCAAACAACAagtttatatttttttttctcagTGAGGGTTGAAGTGACTTTAAAACTTGGCACTTCTTCTGATCTGCAGCGTTGTGTGCCTGTCTGTTTGACCAGCagatgaagatattcattgaaaggGCAAAAAAGACTGTCAAAAGATCTTACTGGCGCCTTTTGAACCGTTCTTGTCAGGTTGCGTTTCAGAAACGGATCGAAAACATATATCTATAGCTGCCACCACTTTATTATCCATTGTACCAACACGTATTCTCAATCTTTATTTGATTGTACCGATGGTATACTGATATCATTTCTGTTCGCATACGCATTCTCTGTTCTCGATTCAACTAATTCCACAAACAGTTCTGCAATACATATCTAAAACTGACATTAACAGTGTAGAATACTCTCCTTTCAGCTTAACAGTCCACATGCCTTTGCGTATACGTTGCTATGGGACTCGTCGATTTGGTTAGTGCAGCACCCATGCACCGCATATTATAAGTTgctttttttgaaatttgttgaaaagtTCGAAGTTTAGAAGAGAGATCACCATATGGGAAAGTAAGGTAGTTGACACATTTACTAATTTCAGGAAGTCTAACACCAAAAAATGGCTAACAATTTCTTATATTATTTCAGGACGTTTCTGGCCGTCGTGGTATTAATGGTAAGTGCCCTCTATGGTACGCTTGCGTCTATTGTTTGTCTCATTATTGGAAAGCAACACTTAGCACAATGGACCACGGCACGTTTCTACTATTACGCATCTAAATATATCATGGGAATCGACGTTAAAGTTATCAATGAACATAATATTACAAACTTACCATGTATTGCTGTCTCTAATCATCAATCTGCC
The genomic region above belongs to Kazachstania africana CBS 2517 chromosome 7, complete genome and contains:
- the KNH1 gene encoding Knh1p (similar to Saccharomyces cerevisiae KNH1 (YDL049C); ancestral locus Anc_4.223), which produces MILCMFLWIFTILPVISSTDIEILSPTLNTKYLLKSNNNFEIPIHWDFRNDEVPRSMTLKLCKGSNTNIQVIYNIASLIKAEKSQLLAIIPSDQIGINDIYFIQFYLEYPFGYMIKYSPRFKLLSRANIELIISTTLVPNAETKTTANVPATTTSSTTTSSSSSEITGDTRYTEQTGLTRYAPMQFQPQTKCNPRATWTKQYPKSSKITFYSTFRSYIDHSTTITPSWSYSIRRDVNHVSRARMPIKNGGWYNPTIRTKKVSRRKINN
- the LHP1 gene encoding tRNA maturation protein LHP1 (similar to Saccharomyces cerevisiae LHP1 (YDL051W); ancestral locus Anc_4.224), which translates into the protein MSSSRRNSFQNIEFTPETRRECLKQVEFYFSEFNLPYDKFLRSIVNKNNGWVPISTIVTFNRMKKYRPVETVVEVLKESKILMVSEDGENVKRREALVIDKDLQNLKKIIVMGFPTDKENMQEILEKWFDDVSSGSITQVRLRRERGKKFNGDVIIDFKSVEDCNAFYDKYPEADPLTFEEKKLSLVKKKDFELQKQATKAKNFSGSGQRSRSFSGHRKNMPKLTQESNDEKKDDNEDESAVI